GTGGTGGTGGGGGCCGATCGCATTGCGAGAAATGGCGATATAGCCAATAAGATTGGCACCTATGGCTTAGCGGTGTTGGCGAAAATGCATGCCATTCCCTTTTTTGTGGCCGCCCCATTATCTACGGTGGATTTTGCTTTGGATGATGGTAGTCAGATTCCCATTGAAGAACGGGACCCGGTGGAAATTTACCAACCAGAAGGGAACCGCATTACCCCAGAGGGAGCAGAATTTTATAACCCGGCTTTTGATGTTACCCCCGCCAGTTTGATCACCGCCATCATTACGGAACAGGGTGCCATTGCTCCGGAAAAGTTGGCAGATCTACAGGCTTAGTTTTGCTGTCTATTTCCCCACAAAAGTAACTTTTTCCACATTTTTAGCGATAGTTTTCCACAGAAAATTCCCCTAAGGATGCCATCACTAATCCCTGCCTAAATCCAGCATCTCGTGAATTTGGGCTTGGCAAGCTTTAGTAACCGCTTCCAATTCGGGTTTCCTATTCTTTACTGGAGGGGCGATCGCCTTACCAATGCGAATAGTTAAAGGCACAGGATGGGGCCAGGGGGAACCGGGCTGAAAAATTTGCTCTACTCCCCCTAGGCTGACGGGAATAATGGGCACTTGGGCTTTAGCTGCAATCATGGCAGCCCCCAATTTTGGCTGGTGAATGCGGCCATCCTTTGTTCTGGTTCCCTCCAGAAAGACCCCCACTAACCAACCATCCCCCAGCGCCGTCAAGGCGGCCCGCAATGCTCCCCGATCGCCACTGCCCCGTTTGACTGGATAGGCCCCATAGAGGCGAATGGCTGGACCCAGCAGGGGCACATTAAATAACTCTTCCTTGGCCATAAAGGCCACCGGCCGGGCCATGGCACAGGACAAAAATGGGGGGTCAAAATAACTGGCATGGTTGCTCACCACCAAGGCCGGCCCCCGGGTTGGCACCAATTCCTGACCATATACCTGGGCCTGGAACAATCCATGGAGCAGTGGCCGCACCACCCCCCATTTCAAGCCCCGGTAGAGAGCTAAATTAAGTGACGTTTCCCTTGGGCGGGGAGCACTCAAACCACCACGATGATTAATCTCGGAATCCACTGAGCTTTCCCGGAAAATACTTGCCTCAACACTTTATCAAAACCATGGCGAGTAAATCCCCGTGCCAATGGCGGCAGCTTCTATCTTTGGAATCCATGGGAGGAGCCAGCATTGCCCGCCGAAAACTGGACTAACTGGATACTTCCGCCCCAAGTCGTGCAGATGATGGCAAGGAAAATTAAGCAAAACGCTTTTCCATAACTCATATTGGGGGTGGGAGAATGGAATTTTTGCCTCCATACTAGTTCCGGCTCCTCTGTTCTCGTTTCTCCGCTTTTACTTCCATGAATGCCCATGAAATTGCCCTGACCCTGCAAAAGGGACTTAAAGCCCTGCAAAATCAAGAATATCAGTCGGCGATCGAGGCTTTAGAAATGGTTTGCCGCCGGGTGCCCCAGCAGGAATCCCCCGAATTTCTCAAAGCTCAGATGGCCTTAGTGAGGGCCTACAGAGCCATAGGGAGATTTGATCAGTCCCGGGAAATCTGCGAATACTTAACCCGGAACCCAAACCCAGAGGTACAAAATTGGGCTAAAACGATGATGCTGATGCTCCTTAAACAGGAGAATGGGGCTGAAGGGGAAGCGGATGAGGATGTACTGTCCACTAATTTGAAAGCCGGTCGAGCGGAAAATAATCGGGTTAAGGTGGCTTTGCCCAGGGTAGCGGATAGTTTGCCTTTTATCTTCGGTATGGGCCTCTTGGTTCCCCTTTTAACCACTTCTGTATTGTTTACACCGCTGGCTTGGTGGCTGGCCCAGGGACAGTGGCAAAAGTTGCTGGCCATTAGTCTGGGGCTGGGCATTGTGGTTAATTTCCTGGCCTTGTTTTACAACGTCCCCATAATTGATTTGATCAATCGACGTATTTATGGCACCCAATGGGTCAACCTTGGCGCAGTGCAAAAATATAGCCCCGAAGCCGGGGAATTAATGTTGCGGGTGGCCAGGGCAAAGACTTTTCCCATTCCTAAGCTGGGGATTATTCCCGATAATCGTCCCGTTATGTTTACCTATGGCGTGCAACAAAACAATAGTCGTGTTGTGCTCAGTCAGGGGATTTTTCGTTATCTAAGCGCCGAAGAAATTGCCACCCTCCTGGGTCATGAATTGGCCCACATTGTCCGCCGGGATTGCGCCCTATTGACCTGTATGAGCGGTTGGGGACAGGTATTTTACTGGTTATACTGTGAGCTACAAATGGCCCGGACTTCCCAGCCGGCGATCGCCAAGATATTGATCACCCCGTTGGTGTGGATTTGCTTGGCCATGTTTCGCATTAACCAGGGGTCCAACCGTTACTTTGCCCGCACAAGGGAATATTACGCTGACCACTTTTCCGTCAACTACACTGGTAACCCCAACGCCTTAACTCGTGCCCTAGTGAAAATGACCAGGGCTTTGGTAAAACGGGAAAGACAAGCAGAGAAACCAGCCTTATTTCTGGAAGGTATGCGCAACTTTGCTAACTATGATGCCTACACAGCGTCGGCCTGTGAACGGGGAGAAAGATTTGATCCGAAGATGGTGGGCAATCTACTCCTCTGGGACTGGGGCAGTCCCTGGCGGGGCATTATTACCTGGTGTAGTTCCCATCCCCTTTTAGGTAAGAGGCTCCAGGTGTTGAGTCATTACGCCGAACAGTTAGACCTGGACACGGAATATAACCTAGTGCTCAGCCGTCGACAAATCTCCCTGGAAGAAGCAAAAAAAAGAGCTTTATCCTTTTATCTTGAGGTACTTATTTGGCTGCTGCCCCTCTGGTTTGCCCTGGGCTTGGGCTGGTGGACCCAACAGGAAAACCCCGTTCTTAAACTGCATCTACACCAAGCCATACTGGTGGGTCTAGGGGCGGGCATCTTACTGCGTACTGCCTGGCAAAGTTTGGGGCAAAGGAAAGTGGCGGCCCCCACCGTAGTGAGTGTGCTCAGCGACCCTAATTTAAGTCCCATCTGGGGTACCCAGGTTAATTGGCAAGGTAAATTCCGCCTGGTGCAAGCTAGTGTTTGGAGAGCGCCCAAATTGTATTTTCATGACCGCACCGGGGTAATTCCTGTGCGTTATCCTTTCTGGACTAGACTGTTGCCTCCTTTTCGTTCTCCCCAGATCCGCCTAGAGGCGATCGCCTTGGGGTCAGTAAAAGTCAGCGGCATGGTGGTGCGGGGTTTATCGCCCCAGTTACAACTTGCCACGATCGCCAACGAAGAAGGCCAAATGTTGATTGGTTATCCCCTTTTCCTTGCCTGGGCAGGGGGATTGTTATTGGTCTTATTGGGGATTTTGATCCCAGGGTAAACTGAGATTGCTCACTGCCAGATGATTTAGAACGGAACCAACCCCCAACTTCCCCCAGTCAGGGAAATTAGTTTGGTTTCCCTTTAAACCTGTGCCACAATTTCCCATGGGTTTTTGCATTGTAAGGAGAATTAATTTGCGTTTTGCCTCCATTTTGGCCCTGGCTATTCCCCTCAACCTAGTTGCCTCTAGCCTAACCGCCGCTCCTTTGACCAATGGAGAATGCCTACTTCTGGCCCAAGCAAGCCAACGGAGAAATGTTGGCTCCATCGGCGCACCGGGGGCAAGGGGCGTGGATGGCCAGGACGGTGCCAACACCGATGACCTAACGGTTTTCAGTGACGGTTCCCCCATGACCCTTAACCTAGCCGGTAGGGATGGGGCTCCGGGGACTCCTGGCGCAGAGGGCTCTCCAGCCAATTGTCCTGCTTTGGATACCAGCCAGCGGCAAGACGTGCAAATGGCCAATGGCAGTGACGGTGGGGATGGCGGTGATGGGGGGAACGGTGGCAATGGCGGTTCTATCACTATCTACACTCGCAACCTCGACAGTCTCAACCAAATTTTTGTCGGGGCCGCTGGCGGTAAAGGGGGCGCTCCGGGTATGGGAGGGGGCGGAGGCCAAGCCTGCCAATGTAGCCAGCCCTATTGGACTGTGGAAAGTTGTTCTGGCCGTCCGGGGGATAGTGGCTACCGTTGTTCCACCGAAGAATTTCGTTGTTTTAATGGTCTTAATGGCCGGGATGGGCGATCAGGTATTGCCGGGCAGGACGGTTTAACTGGGCGGTTGACAGTGCTGAATCTAGACCGACCCTTGGAGCCGGATCGACCTGGTACTACGGTGAGCTTAGATGTGTTGAAAAATCAGGGCTTCAATCTGTCCAAAAATATTTGGGAAACTCGCCCAGGGGCAGCCCAATTGTTGGCCCCAGGTTCCGTCATTGCCGACGAGTATTTAATTTTATTAGACCGGATAGAAAGATCTTTTTTGGTGGTGTGGAATGCCCCCCAACCTTTTGAGCGTTTTGCCAATACCAATGTGAGTTTAACCCTAACGGAAGATAATCAAATTGCGCCGGAGTTGCCAAGCAATCTTTGGTTGGAAGGTACCACCCAGCAGAGAAATAATGTCACCGAATTTGTGGTTTATAATGCCATGTGGGAAGGGGATGCCACTAGTTTAGGGCGTTTAACCTTATCCGGTAGTGGGAATAATTTAAAGCTTTCTTTGGTAGATGAAGCCAATCAATCCAATTTAATGGCCACCAAGTTTAGGCTCAGATATCGAGTTACTAATGAAGACCCCAGGTTTCGCCCTCCCTCTACCTATACTCTGCGTTATGAAGGGGAAATCGAAGATAGTTTGGTCACGGTTAATGGCAATCAATTCACCATTGATATTGGTCAGTTACCAATTCCCCCTAAAGATTTGGAATCCGGTACTGGAGTAGAAATTGAGCTGGTGGCGGAAAGAACTTTTTCCGGTAACACCGCTGAACAAAAGCTGATCATTCGAGATTTAATTCGAGGTAGAAATTAACCTGGAATTAAGCCTTTCCCCCAATCCCTAGCAATTTTCCCGCAGTCAGTACAACCAAGATTGGCTCGCTTGGGTTAGGCAGGGCATTATTGACGAAGTGGTGGTGCAGGTTTACGGTTCTACTCCGGCGGAAGTGCAACAAACCGTTGCCAATTCTGGTATTCATACTGCCTCCCGTTACGTGCCCGTGGGCATTGGCCTCTACACCGGCATTAAAGCTAAACCATTTAATTTGCAAGCCGTCCAAAACCAGGTTAAGGCTGTGAAAGAGCAAAATCTAGGTCATTCTCTTTTTGTCTGGGAATTTTTAGTGTTGAGAACAATCAACGCCCATCTCAATGTTCTGTAAGGGTTCTATAAAAATTGTGAGAAACTCCCCTGGGCAAAGGAGCCATAGCTAGTGTTAGACTCCAGCCTTTTTTTTCCCAAGCTTTCCTTCGTTATTTTTTTCTCTTTAGTCCCTAAATTTCCCCTGGATTGAGGGGAATCATGGCCCAGGTGACATAGGTGCCAATGGGGCTCCAAAGCAAAAACGGTACTAAGAAACCAAAAGCAGTGGTGGAAACTTGACTAACGGCGATCACCAGGGCGAGCCCCACAAAGAAACCTGTCGCACCAATAATACTGCCCACCCTTAAACTCCGGAGTTTACACATCACGGGGGTGTAGGCCATGACAGTCAATTCCAGCAGAAGATAGCCGACCATTAATCCCCAGCGATGTCCCGGGTCCGCCGTGGCATTCCAGGCTAGGGTAGCGGAAATGGCTCCAGCAATGAAAATGGCAATCCAGATGAAGGGGATGGCCCACTCAAAAGTTAGCCAAGAAGGGCGACGCAGGCGATTGAACCAACGCAAATCCCTGGGGGATAAACGGTTACACACAAAGGCTAGGGCAAAAGCGATCAACCCAATCCATAGCCAAGCTGGAATCATAAACACTTTCCATTAACTTGTGCAAATTCTATCATCGCCCCCTGGCTGAGATCGGTGATATCGGTGGCATTATCAACACTGGTATAATTCCCGTTGGTTCCGAATACGAGTATGGGGCAGTGAAAGGATGATCGACCAAGAGACAGATGGCATTGAGAAGTTGGAGACGGGTATTCCAGGCTTTGATTTTCTGTCCGACGGTGGTCTCCCCCTCGGCCGCGCCACCCTAATTGCCGGCACAGCAGGTAGTGCTAAAACTATTTTTGCTTCCCAATTTTTAGTCGAAGGTATTCAGCGGGGGGAAAACGGTGTTTTTGTCACTTTTGAGGAACCCCCCAAGGCCCTACGGAAAAATATGCGGGGTTTTGGTTGGGATATTCAACAATGGGAAAACGAAGGTAAATGGGTTTTTGTCGATGCTTCCCCCCAACCAGGCGATCGCCCCATTGTCAGCGGTGAATATGACCTAGGGGCCTTGATTGCCCGCATTGAACACGCTGTCCGTAAATATAAAGCCAGTCGCATTTCCCTCGATTCCCTGGGGGCAATTTTTAGTCACCTCAGTGACAGTGCCCAGGTGCGCAGTGACCTATTCCGCTTGGCCTCTGCCCTCCGGGAACTGGGAGTCACCGCCATTATGACCGCCGAACGGGTGGAAGAATACGGTGAAATTAGCCGTTACGGAGTGGAAGAATTTGTTGCTGATAACGTGGTCATTGTCCGCAACGTCCTCGCCGATGAAAAACGTCGTCGCACCATCGAGATCCTTAAATACCGTGGCACCGACCACCAAAAGGGCGAATTTCCCTTCACTATCATTAATAAAAAAGGCATCGTCATCATTCCCCTGTCGGCGATCGAGCTGGAGCAAAAATCCTCCGACATCCGCATCACCTCCGGCAGTGAAGAATTAGACCGCATGTGTGGCAGTGGCTTCTTCCGGGATTCGATTATTTTAGTCTCCGGGGCAACGGGTACTGGTAAAACCCTGATGGTGACGGAGTTTATGGACGGCGGCGTGGCCAATGGAGAGCGCTGTTTAGTTTTTGCCTTTGAGGAAAGTCGAGAACAATTAATTCGCAATGCCACCGGCTGGGGGGTAGATTTCAAACAAATGGAAAAGGAAGGCAAACTAAAAGTGGTTTGTCGCTATCCAGAAACCACCAACTTGGAAAACCACCTGATCATGATGAAGGATATTATCCAAGAATTTAAGCCCAATCGGGTGGCGGTGGACAGTCTTTCTGCCCTAGAACGGGTTTCCACCCTAAAAAGTTTTCGCGAATTTATTATTGGCTTAACTTCCTTTATTAAACAACAGGAAATTGGTGGTTTATTCACTTCCACTACCCCCAATTTACTAGGGGGAGCTTCCATTACCGATGCCCATATTTCCACCATTACCGATTCGATTATTCTTTTGCGTTACGTGGAAATGTATGGCGAAATGCGCCGGGGAATTACGGTGCTAAAGATGCGGGGTTCTATGCACGACAAAGATATCCGGGAATTTTCCATTGACCATCAAGGGATGCACATTGGTAAACCTTTCCGTAATGTCACCGGCATTCTGGCCGGGACCCCCATGTACACAGCCCAGAGTGAGGTGGAAAGATTGAGCGGTTTATTCGATGAGAAAATATAGTCAATTCTTCCCTTTGTAAACCTGGAGGCAATCAATCCATGCAGTGGCAAGAATCTTTACCCTGGACCCCCGAAGCTCGGCAAAAGTTGAAGAATATTCCCTATTTTGCCCGGGTGCAAGCCCGTCAGCGCATTGAGCAGTTAGCTCGGCAGGCCGATCTAGATGAGGTCACTGTGGATTTGGTAGAACAAGCCCGTCTGGAGTTTGGCCAATGAGTTGGTCTGACTTTTGGGGCTAAACTCACAGGTAAATCCCATTTCACCATGCATGGTTACAAATTCACCAAGCCGGTCTGACATCAGTGTTTACAATGGCGATCGCCAGGGGCCAATGTATTCTCTGATTGTGCCCATTTATAACGAAGAAGATAATATTCCCGTGTTATATGAGCGGCTCAAGGCAGTCATGGATCAATTGGCAAGTACGGAACTAGTGCTGATTAATGATGGCAGCGGCGATCGATCCTTAGAAATGATTCGGGCTTTGCATGATCAGGATAAACGGGTCTGTTACCTTAGTTTTGCCCGTAACTTTGGTCATCAAGTGGCGGTGACGGCGGGGCTAAACTTCGCCCGGGGCCAGGCGGTGATTATTCTCGATGCGGATTTGCAAGATCCCCCCGAATTGGTGCCCCAATTGGTGGAAAGGTGGCAAGCAGGCTACAGCGTGGTCTATGCCCAACGGGTTAAACGTCGGCAGGAAAGCTGGTTTAAGCGGCTAACGGCCTATGGGTTCTACCGACTATTGCAACGGTTAGCAGATGTAAGAATTCCGGCGGACACGGGGGATTTTTGCCTGATGGACCGCCAAGTGGTGGATTTGCTCAACACCATGCCGGAAAGAAATCGTTATATTCGGGGATTAAGGGCCTGGGTTGGCTTTCCCCAAACCGGCGTTAAATTTGAACGGGATCCTCGCCATGCCGGGGAAGTGAAATACACTTTTCGTAAATCTCTCCGTTTAGCCATTAACAGTCTGGTTTCCTTTTCCATTGTGCCCCTGCGTTTGGCCACCTACCTAGGACTTTTAGCCGCTCTCCTAGCCATAGCTATGATGATATTAGTTTTATACTGGCGCTTATCGGAAACCAATTCCCCTTTGGATGGGTTTGCCACAGTGGTCATCGCTAATCTATTTTTTGGTGCAGTTCAGCTAATTTGCATTGGCATTTTAGGGGAATACATTGGCAGAATTTACGATGAAGTCAAAGGGAGGCCTCTGTATACTTTGGCAGAGATGGCTGGCTTTGAACAACTTCTTTAGAGTCTGTTTAAAAAGTCTAAAAATTGTCTCACTACCCCCATGATTTACCTTGGAAAGGAGAAAAATTCTTAAACCCAACCCTTTTCAAAGGGGATTAGATAACGGTAAATACAACCTTTGAAAACTGCCCTTAAAACGCAATTTTTAGCAATAAAAACTATCCTCACCCAATCAACTCTTCACCCTGACATCAGATTGGTCAACAACTAATTTTTCCAACTATTTTTCCAATACCATGATTGACTTCAAACGTTTGTTAGGAATTGCCCTTACTTCTAGCCTATTAGTTTTAGCTTCACCAAGCGTAATCAAAGGGGCCGAAACCATTACTTTTTCCATTATGCCCCTGGGACAGTTTGACATTTCTGTGAAAAGTCTGACAGATTTTGCTGAAACTGGTACCATCGACCCGGATTTTAAATTTTATACTCAGCATCTCAAGCCAGAAGAACTAGAGAAACTAAGGGGCTTGCTGAACCATTCTTTTAAGTTTAACTCCGTAGAAGCTTTTCGATTTTTTAATACAACTTTTGGCAAAGAAATTGCCCAACAATTGAGCTACATTATTGCGGCCCCGACCGATCAAAGCCAACCTTTTTTAGAAGGGGCGATTGTGACAGCGGCCCAAAACCCTGACGGCTTTAAAATTATCGATGTTATTAATGCCTATGGTGGCTCAGATTTAGTTTTAAACTTAGATACTTTTAAAAATACCATTGACCAAGCGGATACCCTATATCAAGCCACCGATCGAATTTTTACCTGGTTGGGTAAGCAGGAAATTCCATCTAACCCCGTGCCCCCTAACCTAAAACCCTTGGCTTTGGCTGAACCTGGACCACAAAAATGGACAACGCAAAATCTCACCATTCCCCGCCCCAATGGGCAACCAGTCAATGTTTTTGTTTATCTGCCCCAAGGCAATAGTTCGCCAGCCCCTCTAGTAGTGATTGCCCCTGGCTTAAACTCTAATTTTCAGGCCTTCACCTACATTGCCGATCATTTGGCGTCCTATGGCTTTACGATCGCCGGCATTGATTTTCCCGAAAGTGATGCGGCTCGGATGCAGGATTCTCTCCAGGGCTTAGATGCGTTTCCCGATCCCAATGCCTGGCTAGAACAACCCAAGGATGTCACCTTAGTGCTCGATACCCTAGCCCAAAAAGCAGCCACAGATCCAGCTTGGCAGGGCAAATTTGACATCAATAATGTGGGAATCTTGGGCCACTCCCTCGGTGGCTACACGGCGATCGCCAGTGGAGGAGCAACCCTGGAATGGCCGGAGTTACTGCAACAGTGCGAACAACTAAATAAACCCAATCAAATTAATCTCAACCCGGCCCTACTCTGGCAATGTCAGGGGGTTGGCAGTGCCCCGCCTGCGTCTAACCTCAGGGAGTCCCGGATTAAAGCGGTGCTGGCCATCAATCCAGTTACTAACCCCATTTTTGGCCCCGATGGCATGAAGAACCTAGCTGTACCCACCCTGATTGTGGCGGGTAGTAAAGACATTTTTGCTCCACCGGTACCGGAACAAATCATTCCTTTTTCCCTAATTGAAGGGGTGAATAAGTATCTGCTTCTAGTGCAAAATGGCACCCATCTATCCTTTCTAGAAGATACGGACAATTTACCGGAAAAAATTGTTGGCCCAGGACAAGATTTAGCCTACACCTACATGAAAAGTTTAGGTTTGGCTTTCTTTGATCTTTATCTTCAGCAAGATAGTAGTTTTAAACCATATCTAACGGATAGCGTGGTGCAACAAATGAGTCAGGAGCCTTTACCTTTGCAATTGGTGCCCAGCCTCACCCCAGCCCAACTCCAACAGGCTATGGATATTAATAACTAGTACTCGGTCTAGGGCAGGAGTTGCCCCGGATGTTTTTGATGGTATTATCAAGGGCATCTTTTGCAGACTTTATAACTGTAGTGAGGCAATAACCATGGCAGAGGCACCGATCGCCCCGGTGGTTCTGGTCATCCTAGATGGCTGGGGCTATCGCCCAGATACCCGCGCAAATGCAATTGCCCAGGCTAACACCCCCATTATGGATAGTCTGATCGCCGCTTATCCCAATACCCTGGTGAATACTTCAGGGAAAGATGTGGGTTTGCCCAAAGGTCAAATGGGTAATTCCGAAGTTGGTCACCTCAATTTGGGTGCTGGGCGAGTGGTACCCCAGGAGTTGGTGCGTATTAGTGATGCCATTGAGGACGGAACTTTTTTTGACAACCAAGCGCTGATTGAAGTCTGCCAACGGGTGCGCGATCGCCGAGGAAAATTGCATTTAATCGGTCTTTGTTCCGACGGAGGAGTTCATTCCCACATTGACCATCTTTTGGGACTGATTGACTTGGCTAAACTCCAGGGCATCAGTCAACTTTGCATCCACGCCATTACCGATGGCCGGGATACTCCCACCAATGAAGGGGCCCATTTTGTCCAACAAATCCAAGCCCATCTAGAGAAAATTGGCCTGGGCCGCATTGTCAGTGTCAGTGGCCGCTACTACGCCTTAGACCGCGATCGCCGTTGGGACCGGGTGGAAAAAGCCTATCGAGTCATGACCGAAGACGGGGTAGGGGATGGCCGCAGTGCCGCCCAGGTGATCAAGGATTATTACGCCAGCGACATCACCGATGAATTTATTCCCCCTACTAGAATTGGTGCCGGGGCGATCGCCTCTGGGGATGGGGTAATTTTCTACAACTTCCGTCCCGACCGGGCCAGACAACTTTGCTACGCCTTGGTTAATCCTAGCTTTGATGGTTTTCCCAGGGAAAGGATTCAGCCTCTGGATTTTGTCACCTTTACCCAGTACGATCCTGCCCTGCCAGTGGTTGTGGCCTTCGAGCCGCAAAACTTGAATAACATTTTGGGGGAAATTATCTCCCGCCAGGGAATGAAGCAATTCCGCACCGCAGAAACGGAAAAATATCCCCATGTCACCTATTTTTTCAATGGTGGTTTGGAACAACCCTTTGCCGGGGAAGACCGGGAGCTAATTCAAAGCCCCATGGTTTCCACCTATGACAAAGCGCCCCAGATGTCTGCCAAAGCCGTTACCGATGCGGTTTGTCGGGCCATGGAAAAAGGCATTTATTCCCTGGTGGTGGTCAACTATGCCAACCCCGATATGGTGGGACACACCGGCAAGCTCAAAGAAGCCATTCAGGCGATCGAAACCGTCGACCTCAATTTGGGCCGCCTTCTGGCCAGCGCCGCTAAAGTGGGGGGCACCGTGTTGATCACCGCGGACCATGGCAATGCGGAATATATGAGCGATGAATCCGGCAATCCCTGGACCGCCCACACCACTAATCCGGTGCCGTTTATTTTGGTGGAAGGGGAAGGACGTAAAATTCCTGGCCACGGCGGTGAAGTCAAGCTACGGGAAGGGGGAAAACTGGCGGACATCGCCCCGACTATTTTGGATATTTTGCAGTTGCCCGTTCCGGCGGAAATGACTGGTAAAACCTTAATCGATCAGCCGTTGGTAGAAATCAAGGCCAATCGCACTCCGGTCAATCTCTCCCGTTAGGTAGGGGGATGGAAAAGCGCTAAAATAAAAAGCCTGTATGATCGCCGAGGGGCGCTGAATTGTTATGACTTTGATTACTGTTCTACGAATTATTTGGATGGCTTCCGCCGCTCTGTTGACCGTACTGGTGTTGCTTCATAGCCCCAAAGGGGATGGCATTGCCGGCATCGGTGGCCAAGCCCAATTATTCACCAGTGCCAAAAGTGCAGAGAAAACCCTCAACCAAGTGACCTGGACCCTGAGCATTATTTTTATTGGTCTGACTATTATTTTGAGCGCTGGCTGGCTAGCGAATTAGAACGTGTTTTAAATGCTCCCCTAGCCCCCCAATTCTGGGGGGAATGGTGTTCAAAGTCCCCCAAACTTGCCGGAGCTTTAGTGAGGAGATTTAGGGGGCGGGTCATAGCCTTTTAGACAAGCTCTTGGGTTAATCACACCGATCATAAAATAAATATAACTTCTAGGCTCCAACATATTCAGATTTCCTTCTCTCCGTCGTTGGAGAGTCAGGCATTGGCCCTGGGGGGAGAATTTGTGAACAAAAAAATCAAGCTCTGGGGTTGGTGCTTAGCCCTATTCTTGTTGACTTTATTACTGGTTAGTCTGCCGGCGATCGCCAACAATGGGAGCAAGCAAGCCTTACCGGAGTTGCAAATCCATCCCCTCCCCCCCGAGTTGGTAGATTTAGGCATCAGTCTGGAAAACCGCAGTTTACTCGGAGATGACGGCACTGATTATTTCTCCCAAGTTCAACCTTCTCCCCTAGGTTATTTACTCTGGTCTAAATTTCCCGTCACTGTGGCGGTGGACTATCCCCCTGGGTTAACCCCCGGCAGTGCTGCTCAAAAACGTTACTACACTTGGCAACAGGCCATTAAAACGGCGATCGCCGACTGGCAAGAATTTTTTCCCCTCACCATCGTTGAGAATACTACCGAGGCGGATATCACTATTTTTTACCGAGAACCGCCCCTACCCCGCATTGTGGACCCAGAAACAGGATTGGTGAGTTTTGGTCGAGCCCGCACCGCCCAGGCTAACTATGAATTTTATTGGACTGACACATCCCCGCCCCAACTGCGTCACCGCATGGCGATCGCCATCAAACCTGGCCTAGCTCCCCTTTCCCTCCAAGGCACTGCCCGCCACGAACTAGGCCACGCCCTAGGCATTTGGGGCCACAGTGACCACAAAGAAGATGCTTTATACCCAGCCCAGACTGCGGATGTACCGGCCATTTCTCCTCGGGATCTAAGAACTTTATATCGGCTTTATCAACAACCCACTCGCCTAGGTTGGTCGGTACTAGTCAGCAATTAGAAAACTTGAGAAAATTTTGATTTTTTTGTGAACTCATCTGGACAGGATCAACGTTGTCTTAAAACTGCCGTAGTAGATGAGAAGGCTCCCGAAAGGAAATCCCCCA
The genomic region above belongs to Synechocystis sp. PCC 6803 substr. PCC-P and contains:
- a CDS encoding 1-acyl-sn-glycerol-3-phosphate acyltransferase, producing MDSEINHRGGLSAPRPRETSLNLALYRGLKWGVVRPLLHGLFQAQVYGQELVPTRGPALVVSNHASYFDPPFLSCAMARPVAFMAKEELFNVPLLGPAIRLYGAYPVKRGSGDRGALRAALTALGDGWLVGVFLEGTRTKDGRIHQPKLGAAMIAAKAQVPIIPVSLGGVEQIFQPGSPWPHPVPLTIRIGKAIAPPVKNRKPELEAVTKACQAQIHEMLDLGRD
- a CDS encoding M48 family metallopeptidase yields the protein MNAHEIALTLQKGLKALQNQEYQSAIEALEMVCRRVPQQESPEFLKAQMALVRAYRAIGRFDQSREICEYLTRNPNPEVQNWAKTMMLMLLKQENGAEGEADEDVLSTNLKAGRAENNRVKVALPRVADSLPFIFGMGLLVPLLTTSVLFTPLAWWLAQGQWQKLLAISLGLGIVVNFLALFYNVPIIDLINRRIYGTQWVNLGAVQKYSPEAGELMLRVARAKTFPIPKLGIIPDNRPVMFTYGVQQNNSRVVLSQGIFRYLSAEEIATLLGHELAHIVRRDCALLTCMSGWGQVFYWLYCELQMARTSQPAIAKILITPLVWICLAMFRINQGSNRYFARTREYYADHFSVNYTGNPNALTRALVKMTRALVKRERQAEKPALFLEGMRNFANYDAYTASACERGERFDPKMVGNLLLWDWGSPWRGIITWCSSHPLLGKRLQVLSHYAEQLDLDTEYNLVLSRRQISLEEAKKRALSFYLEVLIWLLPLWFALGLGWWTQQENPVLKLHLHQAILVGLGAGILLRTAWQSLGQRKVAAPTVVSVLSDPNLSPIWGTQVNWQGKFRLVQASVWRAPKLYFHDRTGVIPVRYPFWTRLLPPFRSPQIRLEAIALGSVKVSGMVVRGLSPQLQLATIANEEGQMLIGYPLFLAWAGGLLLVLLGILIPG
- a CDS encoding collagen-like protein, translated to MGFCIVRRINLRFASILALAIPLNLVASSLTAAPLTNGECLLLAQASQRRNVGSIGAPGARGVDGQDGANTDDLTVFSDGSPMTLNLAGRDGAPGTPGAEGSPANCPALDTSQRQDVQMANGSDGGDGGDGGNGGNGGSITIYTRNLDSLNQIFVGAAGGKGGAPGMGGGGGQACQCSQPYWTVESCSGRPGDSGYRCSTEEFRCFNGLNGRDGRSGIAGQDGLTGRLTVLNLDRPLEPDRPGTTVSLDVLKNQGFNLSKNIWETRPGAAQLLAPGSVIADEYLILLDRIERSFLVVWNAPQPFERFANTNVSLTLTEDNQIAPELPSNLWLEGTTQQRNNVTEFVVYNAMWEGDATSLGRLTLSGSGNNLKLSLVDEANQSNLMATKFRLRYRVTNEDPRFRPPSTYTLRYEGEIEDSLVTVNGNQFTIDIGQLPIPPKDLESGTGVEIELVAERTFSGNTAEQKLIIRDLIRGRN
- a CDS encoding TspO/MBR family protein, giving the protein MFMIPAWLWIGLIAFALAFVCNRLSPRDLRWFNRLRRPSWLTFEWAIPFIWIAIFIAGAISATLAWNATADPGHRWGLMVGYLLLELTVMAYTPVMCKLRSLRVGSIIGATGFFVGLALVIAVSQVSTTAFGFLVPFLLWSPIGTYVTWAMIPLNPGEI
- the kaiC gene encoding circadian clock protein KaiC, encoding MIDQETDGIEKLETGIPGFDFLSDGGLPLGRATLIAGTAGSAKTIFASQFLVEGIQRGENGVFVTFEEPPKALRKNMRGFGWDIQQWENEGKWVFVDASPQPGDRPIVSGEYDLGALIARIEHAVRKYKASRISLDSLGAIFSHLSDSAQVRSDLFRLASALRELGVTAIMTAERVEEYGEISRYGVEEFVADNVVIVRNVLADEKRRRTIEILKYRGTDHQKGEFPFTIINKKGIVIIPLSAIELEQKSSDIRITSGSEELDRMCGSGFFRDSIILVSGATGTGKTLMVTEFMDGGVANGERCLVFAFEESREQLIRNATGWGVDFKQMEKEGKLKVVCRYPETTNLENHLIMMKDIIQEFKPNRVAVDSLSALERVSTLKSFREFIIGLTSFIKQQEIGGLFTSTTPNLLGGASITDAHISTITDSIILLRYVEMYGEMRRGITVLKMRGSMHDKDIREFSIDHQGMHIGKPFRNVTGILAGTPMYTAQSEVERLSGLFDEKI
- a CDS encoding PCP reductase family protein, encoding MQWQESLPWTPEARQKLKNIPYFARVQARQRIEQLARQADLDEVTVDLVEQARLEFGQ